In the genome of Streptomyces lydicus, the window TGGTTCCGCTCCGCCTGTCCCGATAGCCTCACCGGTCACAGCTTCCGTGCGTGCCCATGAGTGAGGATCAGCCGTGCCCCTGCCCTTCCTGACGGCCGACCGCGACCTCGATCCCGACACCCGTGCCGCGGATTCGGCCGCGCTCGCGCATGACGAGCCCGACCACTGGCGCCGTCCCTACCGCCCCGGACCGTGGCGGGTAGGGGCGGCGGCGGTGTTTTTGCTGCTCGCCTCGTTCGTGCTGCTCTCCGCATTGATCACCGCGATGGCCGGCTCGCTGTCCGGTGCCGCGGCCTGTGCGGTGGTGGGGGCGGCGATGATCACCCTGGCCCTCCGTCTGTTGCGGGTCGGGGTGTGGGTCAGCGCGCACGGCCTGCGGCAGGTGAATCTGCTGCGTACGACCACCGAACCCTGGAGCGCCGTCGCCTCCGTGCAAACGCGGCAGCAGCCGGTGCGCTGGCTGGGGCTGCCGCGGACGGTGCAGGGGCAGGCGCTGATCATCGAGCGGACGCAGGGCGAACCGCTGCGGTCCCTCCTCACGGACCACAACGGCGACTTCCTGTCCCGCCCGGAGGCGTTCGAGCGGGCCGCGGATGTGCTGGAGGCCTGGGCGGCGGAGTACCGCGCCTGAGGCCCGGCGCGGTGGGACCGCCCGCCGCACCGGCCCCGTGGAAGACCACCGTAAGACCGCCGGATCCGGCCTCGTGAGAACCCGATCCGTCCGTCCCCGACGCCCGTACCCGCCCTACGCGGCCGGTACGGGCTTGTCGTCGTGCAGGGCGATGGCGCGCTGCATCGCCTTCCGGGCGCGCGGGGTGTCCCGGGCGTCGTGGTAGGCGACCGCGAGCCGGAACCACGTACGCCAGTCGCCGGGGGCGTCCTCCGTCTCGGCCTGCCGCCGGGCGAAGACCTCATCGGCAAAGTCCCGGTCGATCCGGCCGCCGGGGGTACGGGCCGGCTCGTCGGCCGGCAGGCCGCCCTCGGCCTCCAGGGCGTGCGCCAGCCGGTGGGCGTCACGCGCGAAGCGGGTGTTGTGCCAAAGGAACCAGGCGCCGATGCACGGCAGCACGAAGGCCACCGCGCCCATCCCCATGGCTGCCGGCTCGCCGGTCATCAGGAGGAGTACGCCCTCCAGCGCCACCACCCCGAAGACGAGGACCAGCACGGTGGCGAGGAAGAAGTAGGTGATCTTTCCGCCCATAGCGTCAGCCCAGGTCGAGGAAGTTTTCCAGGCCCACGGTCAGGCCCGGAGTGGTCACCACGCGCCGCACACCGAGCAGGATGCCCGGCATGAAGCTGCTGTGGTGGAGGGAGTCGTGGCGGATGGTGAGGGTTTCGCCCTCCCCGCCGAGCAGCACCTCCTGGTGCGCCAGCAGACCACGCAGCCGTACGGAGTGCACGGGGATGCCGTCCACGTCCGCGCCACGGGCGCCGTCCAGTG includes:
- a CDS encoding PH domain-containing protein, encoding MPLPFLTADRDLDPDTRAADSAALAHDEPDHWRRPYRPGPWRVGAAAVFLLLASFVLLSALITAMAGSLSGAAACAVVGAAMITLALRLLRVGVWVSAHGLRQVNLLRTTTEPWSAVASVQTRQQPVRWLGLPRTVQGQALIIERTQGEPLRSLLTDHNGDFLSRPEAFERAADVLEAWAAEYRA